GCTGTGCAGTGTGCATAATCGAAACAAATTTTGATGCAGGTGATGCAGTGGATGCAGGATGCAGGTGTCCCACCTTCTGCTCAAATGtacaaaaacatattatattttgctcAAACAAGTGGCAGCACTGAAATTGCTGCAGTGATAAGAGAACGAATAGGTAAGATGGCAAGGGATCTTTTGCTGTTGTCATTTGTTTCCCAAATGCCTAACATCGTTGAGCACTCTGGTCTTTTGGTCTCACTCAACGTGAGAGTGTAAACTGAaggaatttatatttagagaATATCAAGTCTTCTAGTGTAGACTTTCTCCATGATCACTTATGCACAAAGCTTagtacttttgattttatgagATCTATCTGAAGCAGATGACATGCTGAATGTTCGATTTCCACATCAGATATCAGCCTGTTGTTAACTATTCTCCTgttatgttttgttttcctttcaacAGAATCATTGAAGAGGAAACCTGGTCATCCTATCTTAAACAGCAGTGAGCATGGTCCTCCGCTTCACGCCAATGAATTGATCAGTAGTACAAATGATTGCAGTGCCAATTATTAGTGGTGGCAAGTTCCAGAGGTATGTAGCAATATGAACGACATCCAGATTCAGAAAGAGATGAGCAACTTGCAGGAagcttctttgttttttaacaCCTATCCAATTGATTGTTAATGTAAGGGAAAATACCATAATGGATGAGCTGGTAGCCCGAGCTTGTATAAGTTTGTATTAGATTAGTGAGCTGATGTCCCAGGGCTCTGGATACGGCATTAAGCTTACAAATACAGTTTCTTTTAAACATATGTATCTAaagaaatcacaaaaaaaaaaaaatagagggtTGTCACTGCTTCCAAGTGTGTATATGAAGATGCGCAATAAATCCTGAAACTGGCTTGGAATAATTTGGCTTCTCCTAAAAGAATGTGCCATTTTGCATTTGTTTCCCTGTGATTGCAGATTTTCTGTTCAGCAAGCTTAATTTATCTACtttcaaactcataaaacTCTATCATCACTTGAAGAAGCAAATCAAAATTCTAACCAAATGCTTAAGAATATATCTCAGCATATGTAGTTGGCAGTTAAGTATGCCAAGAAGCAATACTGAAGCAGTTGCAGTTGCAACTCCAGCTGGAGCCTTTCTTCCCAGGAAGATTCTAACAAAATGACATGACTGGGGTACCAAATACTGAAGCGAGTGGTGGTGGAGGCCCGTTCAAAGTAACAAGCTCTAATATCGGCATACAACAGCTAAAAGCaaagaacaaaacaacaaaCACTGGTACTCTACAAGACCAGCTATAGAACATTTTTTAATGCGCCCCACATCAGCATTCTCCAGAAggcaggaaaaagaaaaaaagaagacgGAAAACACAGATTCTTTTCCTGCATTCTTCATACCTTTGAGTCTTTGACATTGTCGTGactaatatcatatatatagataaaatatgAACGTCATTTGTTAAACCAACAATATGTAAAAATTGTTCCTGTTTATTTCTTATAAAGCAGCAATTGCTTCTGTAAGCTTACCCCTGGAGGATGATAAAGAATCACATAATTGGATGCTTAGTGGAACAGAAAAACTCGAGGACAAATCTAGACACGGTAAGTGACAATCACAATTCACAAACTACCAAACGAACTTGCCAATAAGCAATAATTAACACAAAGCTACAGCTTAATGGCTTTCCATCATGCACTTATTTTGAtttgagagaaagaaagaaacatggTCCCAAAAAAAGCAATCAAGCCATGCAGTTTACCAATCAAATTGGGAGATACTATGAACATTGATATCAGAAACAATTTCTGCTCTCAAGACAGGAGAGGGTTAGGTACAAGTTACAAAATTGGGATGGATGCGGAGTGTCTAGTTCTCACTCCTGTAATGTAACATACCTAAGTAATATTAAGAGGACTGAGTACCTCCATCAATGCAGATTATAAAGCTGAAAAAGGTCAGCAGCCAATCTAACTACTCTCAACAAGTTGTACAACATCTCtcatggtaaaaataaaaaataaaagaaaagtatggTAGCTAGGTAAAGCCAAAagcaaaaaagtaaaaacttCTCAGGTCTACATGTTCGACACATTCTCCCTTTTCCTCATCCTATAATGATGGTGTAAACGGGATTTTGTACTGCGACGAAGAAAAGAATTTAGGTCATAACCCATAGATTTCATTTTGTCAAGAAGCTCAAAAGCAAGTCCTGCTTTATCTTTTGAACTGAGAAGAACTTTAAGTAAACTGTTACAGACTGGAGGCATCAATCGGTGACCTTTTTCCATGGTGTAGAGAAAAATATCAACTGCCTCATTGAGTTTTTTTTCAGAGCAGAGAGAATAAATCAACTTAACACACCCAGGGGCAGACACAGTGACATCGAACTCCTCAAGAATGGAAAATGTCTTCAGAGCCTCCTCCACTCTGTCTGCCTGACAGAGTCCAACAAGCCAAATATTGTAAGGTGCTGAATCAAAATCTGCCAATTTGGTGTCTATCTCCAGTAAGCTTCTCACTGCCTTCACCAAGTCACCGTTTTGGAAAGATTCCTCGGTCAACTTTAATGCTTCACCTTGCAGGCCAGATAGATTCCTGATGTACTTCAACCAAAAGCTAAATGCAACAGAAATCTTCCTCCTTCTGCAAGACCAAGTCATAAGCGTTTTATACACAGATGAGCTTGGTTTACATCCATTTGCTATCATTTGTTCAAAGAGCTTATATGCATCCCCTTCTCTATCCACCCTTTGGAGCCCCTCTATGAGTGTTGCATATGTTACTGAATCAGGAAAATGCCCCTTAAGTTGGAGCTCCTCAAAGAGCTTAAGAGCACCATTAACCTGCCCAGCCTTGCACAAACCATTAATCAAAGTGTTGTACGTGGTGATGTTTGGCACAACGCCACTATCAGCAAGCTGCATGAGAAGCTTGTAAGCCTTAAGTATTAACCCTGAGTTAACCAAGTTATCTACCATTTTTTGTAAGCTTGCGCTGTCAAGGATGCGATCAGCACCTTGAGACAACCGAAGAAATAATGATGGGTTCTTTCCAATCTCCATTTTGTAAAGCATTAGGTGAGCTTCCTCAAGCTTGCCAGCTTTGGATAGCCCATCAATTAGAGCATTAAAAGTCACAGCAGAAGGAAAACAGCCAAGCTTTTCCATTTCATTGAAGATCTGCTGGGCCTCTCCAAGCAGACCGTTCCTGCACAAACCACAAACTAGAATAGTGTAAGTACAAGTACTGGGGAAGTGATTGTGCTGGGAAATCTCTAGTTTAAGAGATCGAGCTTGGTCCAACAGCCCTATGTCACAGAATCCTTTGATTAACACATTATAACATTTCGTGTCAGGCACAAGACCTTTTCCTATCATATCCCTCAAAATATTAACTGCATCTTTCATCCTTCCAGCTTCACATAATCCTCGCATCATAATCGTATATAATACAAGATCAGGTTCTGAACCCACATCATAAACCTTCTGAAACATTTCCTCTGCTTCACTAAGCCTTTTGGCTCTTATCAGACCATCGATCAGACAACTAAACCCTCGTATCCCGACCTTATACCCATCATTTCTAAATGACTCGAAAAGCGCGAAGGCCTCATCAATCTGGCCACACTTACAGAATCCATCAAGCAAAGCATTATATGTAGCAGCATCTGGCATACATCCACTActtttcatcaatttaaaaaGCCTATGAGCATCATGCGTTCTCTTTGCCTTGCACAACCCGGACATAATCACAGTGTACGTAATCCTACTGGGCAAGATACCCCTCTCAGTCATCTCGTCGAACAGATTGAGCGCATATTCAGTCATCCCACACTTGCACAACCCATCAATCAAAACACTATATGTATCGCAGCCAATTCTACACTTAGACTTTAGCATCATGTTATAAACCGCCAATGCCAACAAAATCACATCTTTTTTAACCAAGACATGCAATATCACATTGTAAACAGCTAAATTCGGCTTACACTCATAATCCTTCATCCTCCCAAACGTTTCCACCGCCTTTTCCGCCTTTTTTAACCTCCAGTAGCCCAAAATCAATACCACAAAGGCATCTGCCGGAACGGGCAACTTCTCATCCCTCAATTCATCAAGGACACTCCAGTACAAATGAAACGAATTACCACTTTCACAGCTCAAAAGCATgtcaagaattaaattatgcGAAAGCCCACTTCGGAAACGCGCCTTCTGAGCTGCCCAGATGAAGAACCGAAAGCAAATCCGCGGGTCTTTCTTCAGTTGGGTCTGAGACTGAAGGACTGAAATTATAACTTCTCGATTAAGGAAAGGAACTAAGTTTTGGAGGGCGGGCCCAATGGGGTGTACGGAATTGATAAGGGCGAGGACTTCATtcgtaatattcaaattttcgaGAGCATTGTCGGACAATGAACAGAAGCTGGAGGACGGGGTGAAGTGTTGGGGTTTGATTGAACGGAAGATTGGGGAATGGAGGAACTTCTGCATAATGGCGACGGAGCAAATggaatactcattttttaccacatttgtgtgtgtttatgcGAGTGTTTTGGTTTAGCAGTGGTTTTGTAGTCGGAGATGCGGCGGCGGCGGCAGCGGCGGCGAGAGTCCAGAAAAAATGTGTGTGTAACGTTAGAAGCGCTATTGCTCCAAAAGCGATTCCCTCTTTTAGCTTTGGGCCTATTTGCTCTTGGGTTGAGCCCAGGCCCAATATGGCTTCTTCACATACGTTTTCTCTCTAGTAGCTGTACTCTattgatagaaaatgaaaaaatcgTGTGGAAGATTGTCATTATTTATGGAGTAGTCGcacttataaaaaatgtagCTGACGttaaaaggaataaaaaatacttgcaaaatagaaaatgaaaattaaatcaactGTGCAACTACACTCTTGCTAGtttccaaaaattatcaataggTAATGTTACTGAAAACGAATTCAAATTTCACGTCCAAGCGGCAAATTTCAAAATGGAACTACGCGATATCTGCATAAGCGAAACCAACTACTGCGAAAACAGCACAACAGCACTCCACCTCCGAAAACAGCACAACACTTGCCAAACCAATCCTAAGGATGAGCCCTCGTACAAGAAATTGCTTGTGATATGTAACACTCTGATAATAAAATAGCAGAAAAATACCTTCAAGAATTACAGAATCGGGCGGGAAAGAACAGAGGAAATGAGATGGGAGgaaatcagaaaattttcattaacaaAAGATGCCTCTCCTTACAACCCATTCATCCTTTAAACACAGAGATTACAAATTTCAGACAAAATAGTAAGGATTAAAACCTGTCAATCTATTAAAAACTGCTGCAGCTCGCTGTATAGCCTTGTCCTTCCTCAGACTGTGATTGGTTCTTGGTCTCGCATGTCTGAAACCTTCAAAATGGGGACGACAGCTGCTGTGGCAACGGCTCATTCATTGTCAGCCGTACACGTGTCGCTTGCCTGGCTAAATCCAGAATGAGAAATCTCCCCAAAATCCCCAATCTTTTCTGCCTCTGAATTGAGCCCTAATTGCTTCAAAATGGCGTCGCCTTGTTCCTTTGATTTAAAATCGCCCCCAATCTCCTTTGTGCACTCGATCTGACGGTCC
This region of Sesamum indicum cultivar Zhongzhi No. 13 linkage group LG4, S_indicum_v1.0, whole genome shotgun sequence genomic DNA includes:
- the LOC105159827 gene encoding pentatricopeptide repeat-containing protein At1g79540, with product MIFRIRCCDKVFLRILVGGRLYSSGETVQDSPDITKKICKIMMSCPKVGLDVALDQSGIRVSEDVVEQVLAKFENAGMLAHRFFEWAGKQRNYVHSIRAYHIMIESLAKIRQYEIMWDLVNSMRTKGILNIETFCIIMRKYARAQKVNEAVYTFNIMKKYDVPPNLAAFNGLLSALCKSKNVGKAQEIFDAMNNQFCPDSKTYSILLEGWGRAPNLPKARAIFREMVDSGCNPDIVTYGIMVDILCKAGRTHEAVDVINEMEFSGCQPTSFIYSVLIHTYGIENRIEDAIDTFLQMEQNGVEPDVAVYNALISAFCKVNKFQNAYKVVDDMDKKGVRPNSRTCNILINGLIGRGETDEAFKVFRRMTKVCEPDADTYTMMIKMFCEREELEIALKVWKYMERKQFAPSMHTFSALINGLCDKGDVSRACVLMEEMMERGIRPGRHTFGRLRQLLLKEGRGDVLEFLHEKMNLLVKEPLCDSLQSHFGHFLHCAPLFVDSSSSAAVPAILLLNQRHIRSVRRLNEDRQIECTKEIGGDFKSKEQGDAILKQLGLNSEAEKIGDFGEISHSGFSQTHTNVVKNEYSICSVAIMQKFLHSPIFRSIKPQHFTPSSSFCSLSDNALENLNITNEVLALINSVHPIGPALQNLVPFLNREVIISVLQSQTQLKKDPRICFRFFIWAAQKARFRSGLSHNLILDMLLSCESGNSFHLYWSVLDELRDEKLPVPADAFVVLILGYWRLKKAEKAVETFGRMKDYECKPNLAVYNVILHVLVKKDVILLALAVYNMMLKSKCRIGCDTYSVLIDGLCKCGMTEYALNLFDEMTERGILPSRITYTVIMSGLCKAKRTHDAHRLFKLMKSSGCMPDAATYNALLDGFCKCGQIDEAFALFESFRNDGYKVGIRGFSCLIDGLIRAKRLSEAEEMFQKVYDVGSEPDLVLYTIMMRGLCEAGRMKDAVNILRDMIGKGLVPDTKCYNVLIKGFCDIGLLDQARSLKLEISQHNHFPSTCTYTILVCGLCRNGLLGEAQQIFNEMEKLGCFPSAVTFNALIDGLSKAGKLEEAHLMLYKMEIGKNPSLFLRLSQGADRILDSASLQKMVDNLVNSGLILKAYKLLMQLADSGVVPNITTYNTLINGLCKAGQVNGALKLFEELQLKGHFPDSVTYATLIEGLQRVDREGDAYKLFEQMIANGCKPSSSVYKTLMTWSCRRRKISVAFSFWLKYIRNLSGLQGEALKLTEESFQNGDLVKAVRSLLEIDTKLADFDSAPYNIWLVGLCQADRVEEALKTFSILEEFDVTVSAPGCVKLIYSLCSEKKLNEAVDIFLYTMEKGHRLMPPVCNSLLKVLLSSKDKAGLAFELLDKMKSMGYDLNSFLRRSTKSRLHHHYRMRKRENVSNM